From Halobacteriovorax sp. GB3, a single genomic window includes:
- a CDS encoding cryptochrome/photolyase family protein, translating to MKFSDNIVWLRRDLRLDDNTALSAALSASGKTTVIFIFDKRILDKIKNKEDRRISFIYDALEEIEKKLQEYGSSLRIFYGDPVAIVPKIMSSNETKSLFFNRDYEPYALKRDTTVQKKVLDLGKEVKNYRDHVIFERRDLLKSDGTPYKVFTPYSRAWKALLERESSRTKKFKINLENLHQYKNSESLLHKDWMNEISFDYMEHPFLPGTRAEALKTLKQFRKKIEKYDIDRDYPEREGTSGISPYLRFGQVSIREALKEARSGSSAGHASWENELIWREFYQMILFNFPHVEKRPFKLDYEKLDWKKDNKLIKSWKEGNTGVPIVDAAMRELNQFGTMPNRLRMVTASYFCKILMQDWRIGEEYFAQKLMDFDLAANNGGWQWSSSTGCDAAPYFRIFNPYNQSKKFDPDGAYIKSFCPELKNYEKKEIHRPDEVPALEQEMKGCLIGRDYPSPIVDYKSKREECLIFYKSIK from the coding sequence ATGAAATTTTCAGATAATATAGTATGGCTTAGAAGAGACTTAAGACTTGATGACAATACTGCACTGAGTGCAGCTCTTTCTGCTTCAGGGAAGACGACAGTTATTTTTATTTTTGATAAGAGAATCTTAGATAAGATTAAAAATAAAGAGGATCGCAGAATATCTTTTATCTACGACGCTCTAGAAGAAATAGAAAAGAAATTACAAGAATATGGAAGTTCTCTTAGAATTTTTTATGGTGATCCTGTTGCAATCGTTCCTAAAATAATGAGCTCAAATGAGACCAAAAGTCTTTTTTTCAATAGAGACTATGAACCTTATGCACTCAAAAGGGATACGACCGTTCAAAAGAAAGTCCTCGACCTTGGTAAGGAAGTAAAAAACTATAGAGATCATGTGATCTTTGAAAGAAGAGATCTCTTGAAATCAGATGGTACTCCCTACAAAGTTTTTACTCCCTACTCAAGGGCATGGAAAGCATTACTAGAAAGAGAATCATCAAGAACAAAGAAATTTAAAATAAATCTCGAAAATCTCCATCAGTATAAGAATAGTGAATCACTTTTGCATAAAGATTGGATGAATGAAATATCTTTCGATTATATGGAACATCCATTTCTCCCAGGAACAAGAGCAGAAGCACTTAAAACACTAAAGCAGTTTAGAAAAAAAATTGAAAAATATGATATCGACAGGGATTATCCTGAGCGAGAGGGAACATCAGGAATCTCTCCTTATCTGCGATTTGGCCAAGTATCCATTCGAGAAGCTCTCAAAGAAGCACGATCGGGATCCAGTGCCGGTCATGCTAGTTGGGAAAACGAGCTCATATGGAGAGAGTTTTACCAAATGATTCTCTTCAATTTTCCACACGTTGAAAAACGACCATTCAAGTTAGATTATGAAAAGCTCGATTGGAAAAAAGATAATAAGCTTATCAAAAGTTGGAAAGAAGGAAATACAGGTGTCCCTATTGTTGATGCAGCGATGAGAGAGCTCAATCAATTTGGAACAATGCCAAATCGACTAAGAATGGTTACCGCGAGTTATTTTTGTAAAATCTTAATGCAAGACTGGAGAATTGGAGAAGAGTATTTTGCACAAAAACTAATGGACTTCGATCTTGCTGCAAATAATGGCGGTTGGCAGTGGTCATCCTCTACAGGTTGTGATGCCGCACCTTATTTTAGAATTTTTAATCCATACAACCAATCAAAGAAATTTGATCCTGATGGAGCTTATATTAAAAGCTTCTGTCCAGAGCTTAAGAACTACGAAAAGAAAGAAATACATAGACCAGATGAAGTTCCCGCTCTTGAACAGGAAATGAAAGGCTGCCTAATAGGGAGAGACTACCCTTCTCCAATCGTTGATTACAAATCTAAAAGAGAAGAGTGTCTCATTTTTTATAAGTCTATTAAATAA
- a CDS encoding HD domain-containing protein has translation MNPRILNVVFTLSLLTAPSVRASSCYQKVKVFSSKHFQQEIIRELTALKSPRIKRALQYAYKKHLGVYRKFDGRPYFDHPLRVAYQVYKRGGSHDQIIAALLHDTVEDTDATIAEIKKLFGAHVARLVDQLTSNEKELERVGKRIYLAKKLSKMDPEAFFIKLLDRLDNVSDFDLAPEAFVKKYSEETYFIISNLYRDISTHDLEILKEIRFRIIKAKY, from the coding sequence ATGAATCCTAGAATCTTGAACGTTGTTTTCACTCTCTCACTTTTAACTGCACCGTCAGTAAGGGCATCTTCTTGCTATCAAAAGGTTAAAGTATTCTCGAGTAAACACTTTCAACAAGAAATTATTCGCGAGCTTACAGCATTGAAGTCCCCTCGTATAAAAAGGGCCCTTCAGTACGCCTATAAAAAGCATCTAGGGGTTTATAGGAAATTTGATGGAAGGCCATATTTTGACCATCCTCTTAGGGTTGCCTACCAAGTTTATAAGCGTGGTGGTTCTCATGATCAAATTATTGCAGCTCTTTTACACGATACTGTCGAAGATACTGATGCAACAATTGCAGAAATAAAAAAACTCTTTGGTGCCCATGTTGCCCGTCTAGTCGATCAATTAACGAGCAATGAAAAGGAATTAGAAAGAGTTGGCAAAAGAATTTATCTTGCAAAGAAGCTCAGTAAAATGGACCCCGAGGCATTTTTTATTAAGCTACTCGACAGATTAGATAATGTATCTGATTTTGATCTTGCACCGGAAGCCTTTGTAAAAAAATACTCAGAAGAAACTTACTTTATTATCTCTAATCTTTATCGTGATATTTCAACACATGATCTGGAAATTTTAAAAGAGATTCGTTTTCGTATCATTAAGGCCAAATACTAA
- a CDS encoding sensor histidine kinase has translation MKRNSLFFKIFFTLSITSVLILVGAFSFIKFFYLPEHLEMQKKVQEINIVAPLIEKEMIFPINQEKLEAVANKYNVRIRVQKNKTTWSSHFKIPDMYHLKRALRRAKRDNTPLFFKEMKIKGHRLFILPQDLPFKKPIHLRKSPLFIFSIFTITILAMSFLVLRKILGPIAILSNAVERVSKGDLQHKIDPLDIDEFNYLANAFNNMLDTIHGMIEARNQLLTDVAHELRTPLTRMKLTLEFMEDTQEKESLNEEIEELKYIIDTILETERLSNSDLLKKESISLDQLFSDLKEKFSNLEIPSKSTDTKVNLDKEKITLVLKNLIENAYKYNQSTGPVVGIEASIKKSSLEIIVYDNGQGFEEEQLERVFEPFYRIDKSRNKKIEGYGFGLYMCKKIVKAHKGKIKIESEIHVGSKIKISLPLGG, from the coding sequence ATGAAAAGAAACAGTCTCTTCTTTAAAATATTTTTCACTCTATCTATCACTAGTGTTCTGATCTTAGTTGGAGCCTTTAGTTTTATAAAGTTCTTTTACTTACCTGAGCACCTCGAAATGCAAAAGAAAGTTCAAGAAATTAATATTGTTGCTCCATTAATTGAAAAAGAGATGATTTTTCCAATTAATCAAGAAAAACTAGAAGCCGTTGCCAATAAGTACAATGTAAGAATTAGAGTACAGAAAAATAAAACAACGTGGAGTTCGCACTTTAAGATTCCTGACATGTACCATCTTAAAAGAGCCCTTCGTAGAGCAAAAAGAGATAACACGCCTCTTTTTTTTAAAGAGATGAAAATCAAAGGACATCGACTCTTTATACTTCCACAAGATCTACCATTTAAAAAGCCAATACATTTACGCAAAAGCCCTCTATTTATTTTTTCAATCTTTACTATAACAATTTTGGCAATGAGCTTTCTTGTACTCAGAAAAATACTAGGTCCTATAGCGATCCTAAGTAATGCTGTGGAAAGAGTTTCTAAAGGAGATCTTCAGCATAAAATTGATCCCTTAGATATAGATGAATTCAATTATTTAGCAAATGCTTTTAATAATATGTTAGACACAATTCATGGAATGATAGAGGCAAGAAATCAACTTTTAACAGATGTCGCACACGAGTTAAGAACACCACTAACAAGAATGAAATTAACACTTGAGTTTATGGAAGATACTCAAGAAAAAGAAAGTCTCAATGAAGAAATAGAGGAATTAAAATACATTATCGATACAATCCTTGAAACAGAGAGACTCTCAAACTCTGATCTTCTTAAAAAAGAGAGCATTTCTCTTGATCAACTATTTAGTGATCTCAAAGAAAAATTCTCTAATCTGGAGATCCCTTCCAAATCTACAGATACCAAAGTGAATCTAGATAAGGAGAAGATCACTCTCGTTTTAAAGAACTTGATTGAAAATGCCTATAAATACAATCAGAGTACTGGCCCAGTTGTTGGTATTGAGGCTTCAATTAAGAAATCATCACTTGAGATTATTGTATACGACAATGGTCAAGGTTTTGAAGAAGAACAATTAGAAAGAGTCTTTGAGCCTTTTTATCGCATTGATAAATCAAGAAATAAAAAAATTGAAGGCTATGGATTTGGGCTATATATGTGTAAGAAAATTGTTAAGGCCCATAAAGGAAAGATAAAAATTGAAAGTGAAATTCATGTCGGATCAAAAATAAAAATTAGCCTCCCATTGGGAGGCTAA
- a CDS encoding NAD(P)/FAD-dependent oxidoreductase: MKKRLAIVGTGIAGMASAYFLKDEFDITVFEKDARIGGHTNTVSFDYRGDEISFDTGFMVFNEVTYPNLIKLFKKLEVDYYDTSMSFSVFNEPMGIEYNGSSLNGLFSQRKNLVRPSHYKMILNINKFNQKAPSILADSKYDGMTVAEFVEDWKLGEEFLHLFLIPMSSAVWSTPAEKMLKFPIQSLVRFFFNHGFMGLNTQHQWKTITGGSKSYRDKLINSFIDQIKVEDEVLEVLLKDDQVEITSRSGHSTFDYVIMASHADQSLKMRKNPTVDELRILSAFKYQKNMATIHTDHSIMPKLKENWSSWNYVTKEKGSAFTVYYMNSLQKINHPDSFFININGEQYVDPSMIISQIAYEHPVFDIEAVRSQEDVFKILNQEKNRIKYCGAWTRYGFHEDGILSAVRLCSSILGREVL; encoded by the coding sequence ATGAAAAAGAGATTGGCAATCGTTGGAACGGGTATTGCTGGCATGGCCAGCGCCTATTTTCTAAAAGACGAATTCGATATTACTGTTTTTGAAAAAGATGCACGAATTGGTGGTCATACCAATACAGTTAGCTTCGATTATAGAGGTGATGAAATTTCTTTTGATACTGGTTTTATGGTATTCAATGAAGTGACTTACCCTAATCTTATAAAACTCTTTAAAAAATTAGAGGTAGATTATTATGATACTTCAATGAGCTTTTCTGTCTTTAATGAACCTATGGGTATTGAGTATAATGGTTCTAGCTTGAATGGATTATTTTCACAACGAAAAAATCTCGTGAGACCTTCACACTACAAAATGATTCTCAATATTAATAAATTTAATCAAAAAGCACCTTCAATCTTAGCAGATAGTAAGTACGATGGAATGACTGTTGCAGAGTTTGTAGAGGACTGGAAGTTAGGGGAAGAGTTTCTTCATCTTTTTTTGATACCTATGTCTTCTGCTGTTTGGTCAACTCCTGCAGAGAAAATGCTAAAATTTCCTATCCAATCGTTGGTTCGATTCTTCTTTAATCATGGCTTCATGGGACTTAATACTCAACATCAATGGAAGACAATTACAGGTGGTTCCAAGAGTTATCGAGATAAGTTAATTAATTCTTTTATTGATCAGATTAAAGTCGAAGATGAAGTTCTTGAAGTGCTATTAAAAGATGATCAAGTGGAAATCACTTCTCGCTCAGGTCATTCTACATTTGATTATGTGATTATGGCATCCCATGCCGATCAAAGTTTAAAGATGAGAAAGAATCCAACAGTCGATGAACTTCGTATTTTATCTGCCTTTAAATATCAAAAAAATATGGCAACAATTCATACTGATCATTCCATCATGCCAAAGTTAAAAGAAAATTGGTCTTCATGGAATTATGTAACTAAGGAGAAGGGATCTGCTTTTACTGTTTACTATATGAATTCTCTTCAAAAAATAAACCATCCTGATTCGTTCTTTATTAATATAAATGGTGAGCAGTATGTCGATCCATCGATGATCATTAGTCAGATTGCCTATGAACATCCTGTTTTTGATATCGAAGCCGTTCGTTCGCAAGAAGATGTTTTCAAAATTCTCAATCAAGAAAAGAACAGAATAAAATATTGTGGAGCCTGGACTCGCTATGGTTTCCATGAAGATGGGATTTTATCTGCTGTTCGGTTATGCTCATCAATCCTTGGGCGAGAGGTTCTATGA
- a CDS encoding response regulator, with translation MTKALIVDDDEKIGLLLKKFFLSFQIESDFFNDSLNALEQLNKEQYDIIILDLMMPKLDGIEFCKHVRQNSEIPIIMLTARGELTDKVLGLEVGADDYLAKPFEPRELVARIKSVLRRSLSSNNDNDTDYTTLVSSDLLLNLKTRDVLLADNQLKLTSMEYDLLKHFMENPNQVLTRDDLMDSLKGVDWNVYDRSIDINISRLRKKLEDSSKEPRFIKTIWGSGYIFSSEVVKK, from the coding sequence ATGACTAAGGCCTTAATAGTAGATGATGACGAAAAGATAGGTCTCCTATTGAAGAAGTTCTTCCTTAGCTTTCAAATTGAAAGTGACTTCTTTAACGACTCTTTAAATGCATTAGAACAATTAAATAAAGAACAATACGACATTATTATTCTCGATCTCATGATGCCAAAGCTCGATGGAATTGAATTTTGTAAGCACGTAAGACAAAACTCAGAGATACCTATTATTATGCTAACTGCTCGTGGTGAACTGACAGACAAAGTATTAGGACTTGAAGTAGGAGCTGACGATTATCTCGCAAAACCGTTTGAACCAAGAGAGCTAGTCGCAAGAATTAAATCAGTTCTTCGCAGAAGCCTAAGTTCAAACAATGATAATGATACAGACTATACAACTCTAGTAAGTAGTGATCTCCTATTAAATCTTAAAACACGTGATGTTCTCCTGGCCGACAATCAATTAAAATTAACATCGATGGAATATGATCTTTTAAAGCACTTCATGGAAAATCCAAACCAAGTATTAACGAGAGATGATCTTATGGATTCATTAAAAGGCGTTGATTGGAATGTTTATGATCGCTCAATAGATATTAATATAAGCCGTCTAAGGAAAAAGCTTGAAGACTCATCTAAAGAGCCTCGCTTTATTAAAACGATTTGGGGAAGTGGCTATATTTTTTCATCAGAGGTCGTTAAAAAATGA
- a CDS encoding TIGR01777 family oxidoreductase: MKVLITGATGLVGKELATELIIDGHELIILSRDKERAKAKLNLPADYYNWEPTSELAPKEAVLKADCVINLMGENLSAKRWSSKQKEKIYNSRVIGTKNLVQSINDHRDTPLEVFISTSAIGIYKANTNKPLDEDSAHGDDFLAKVCIDWENASKNVNAKRIFNPRLGVVIAPNDGMMAQVLPLFRMGLGGPIGLGKQMMSWIHVEDLVKIYKQALSDKQFKGAFNAVAPQAVTNAKFSKALSKAIGIPNYFIAPPFMLKLVFGEMSQLMLDSVHVRALALEKESFKFNYPTIESAMEDVCNGTVKEAQYISRPIDEIISFFRTPENLSKLTPKEMNFKMLEDSDREVKDKAIFNYQFSKYGFPMKWQSRIEDDENEAIFVDIQTKGPYKKWVHTHEFHSSKNGTLILDKVKYNMPFGILGNLAFPIVQKDISRIFEYRKKALNEIFR, translated from the coding sequence ATGAAAGTTCTCATTACCGGTGCAACGGGATTAGTAGGAAAAGAATTAGCAACTGAACTCATAATAGATGGACACGAGTTAATTATTCTCTCAAGGGATAAAGAGCGTGCAAAAGCTAAGCTCAACTTGCCAGCAGATTATTACAATTGGGAGCCTACGAGCGAATTAGCTCCAAAGGAAGCCGTTCTAAAAGCGGACTGTGTTATCAACTTAATGGGTGAAAACCTTTCCGCTAAAAGATGGTCGAGCAAGCAAAAAGAGAAGATATATAATTCCAGAGTAATTGGAACAAAGAATCTCGTTCAATCAATCAATGATCATAGAGACACTCCACTTGAAGTCTTTATTTCTACGTCGGCCATTGGTATTTATAAGGCCAATACAAATAAACCACTTGATGAAGACTCCGCTCATGGAGATGATTTTCTAGCAAAGGTCTGTATCGATTGGGAAAATGCTTCTAAAAATGTAAATGCAAAAAGAATCTTTAACCCGAGACTAGGCGTTGTCATAGCCCCAAATGATGGCATGATGGCCCAAGTCCTTCCTCTTTTTCGAATGGGATTAGGTGGACCAATAGGTCTTGGAAAGCAGATGATGAGTTGGATTCATGTTGAAGACCTTGTAAAAATATACAAACAAGCCTTGAGTGATAAACAATTTAAAGGCGCATTCAATGCTGTTGCTCCACAGGCCGTAACAAATGCAAAATTCTCTAAAGCGTTGTCAAAGGCCATTGGAATTCCAAATTACTTTATAGCACCTCCTTTTATGCTAAAACTTGTCTTTGGTGAGATGTCACAACTTATGCTTGATAGTGTACATGTAAGAGCACTCGCCCTTGAAAAAGAGTCTTTCAAATTTAACTATCCTACAATTGAATCTGCAATGGAAGATGTATGTAATGGTACAGTGAAAGAGGCTCAATACATTTCACGACCTATCGATGAAATTATAAGTTTCTTCAGAACGCCAGAGAACTTATCTAAACTCACACCAAAAGAGATGAATTTTAAGATGCTAGAAGATTCAGATCGCGAGGTAAAAGATAAGGCAATCTTTAACTATCAATTTAGTAAATACGGGTTTCCTATGAAATGGCAAAGCCGTATCGAGGATGATGAGAACGAAGCCATTTTTGTCGACATTCAAACAAAAGGACCTTATAAAAAGTGGGTTCATACACATGAATTTCACTCATCAAAGAATGGAACACTTATTTTAGATAAGGTTAAATACAACATGCCTTTTGGGATTCTAGGAAATTTAGCATTCCCGATTGTTCAAAAAGATATCAGCAGAATATTTGAATACAGAAAAAAGGCCCTTAATGAAATTTTCAGATAA
- a CDS encoding DUF523 and DUF1722 domain-containing protein has translation MKDVLDRNKPTILVSSCLMGDAVRWNSTGASCKWLVHSLSKHVNIQKVCPEMMMGLGVPRKTIRLVHSGTDEIRVVESKGSGEHTKSAFDTIPEVVKHGKSVDGFILKSKSPSCGLERVKVYNTKTGHPDKSSVGLFAKALREEYSDCAFIDEGRLNDYRLREHFVTHLFALHRLKTIEPKISALQEFHAKNKYLIMCYKHSRVSELGRICSKGGKEDFSKLYLEYFELFSRTLSEPAPQGQIYSTLQHIYGYFKKVLDPKEKKHILNVVDDYKRGRVPMTIPLEILRFLTTKYDMSYLSDQCLFDPYPESLSLRRFI, from the coding sequence ATGAAAGATGTCTTAGATAGGAATAAACCGACAATTTTAGTGAGTTCTTGCTTGATGGGTGATGCTGTTAGGTGGAATAGTACAGGGGCCAGTTGTAAGTGGCTTGTACATAGCCTCTCCAAGCATGTTAATATCCAAAAAGTTTGCCCAGAAATGATGATGGGACTTGGCGTACCAAGAAAAACAATTCGATTAGTTCATTCTGGAACTGATGAAATTCGTGTTGTTGAATCTAAAGGGAGCGGCGAACATACAAAGTCCGCATTTGATACTATTCCTGAGGTTGTTAAGCACGGAAAATCTGTCGATGGTTTTATTTTGAAATCTAAATCTCCAAGTTGTGGTCTTGAGAGAGTAAAGGTCTATAATACTAAGACAGGTCATCCAGATAAGTCTTCAGTAGGTCTTTTTGCAAAGGCCCTTAGAGAAGAGTATTCAGATTGTGCTTTCATTGATGAGGGAAGGTTGAATGATTATCGACTTAGAGAACACTTTGTTACTCATCTCTTTGCTCTTCATCGATTGAAAACGATTGAGCCGAAAATAAGTGCACTTCAAGAGTTTCATGCAAAAAATAAGTATCTTATTATGTGCTATAAACATTCACGTGTTAGTGAATTAGGTCGAATTTGTTCAAAAGGAGGCAAGGAAGACTTCTCTAAGCTTTACTTAGAATATTTTGAACTTTTTTCTAGAACTCTTAGTGAACCCGCTCCTCAAGGTCAGATCTATAGTACTCTTCAGCATATTTATGGCTATTTTAAGAAAGTCTTAGATCCTAAGGAAAAGAAGCACATTTTAAATGTTGTTGATGACTATAAGAGAGGAAGGGTTCCAATGACGATTCCTCTTGAGATTCTAAGATTTTTAACGACGAAATATGATATGAGTTATCTCAGCGACCAATGTTTATTTGATCCATATCCTGAGTCATTGTCACTGAGACGCTTTATTTAA
- a CDS encoding DUF1365 domain-containing protein, translating into MKSCLVRSTVIHKRFIPKKYEFKASYFWFKLDLDELELIEKEIPLIRINRFSLYSFFESEHLKFHGHTLKNKVENYIKSKGFGDVCSISLITNLSFLGYVFNPVSFFLIDLQSGEQLAIIQVGNTFNEIKPFIVPPENFNDKGFDVSTKKLFYVSPFIQMDSDFVFSYKETEEDILINIDDFCEKKLVLKAMMRGQKFELTFLNLLKFTLIYPFNTLKIIFLIHFHALVLFLKGIKYFKKTDHQDLQQGAQIWKN; encoded by the coding sequence ATGAAATCTTGCTTGGTTAGAAGTACAGTTATTCATAAACGTTTTATTCCTAAAAAATATGAATTTAAGGCATCGTATTTTTGGTTCAAGTTGGACTTGGACGAGTTGGAGTTAATAGAAAAAGAAATTCCATTAATTAGAATCAATCGATTCTCTCTCTATAGCTTTTTTGAGAGCGAACATCTCAAATTTCACGGCCATACTCTTAAGAACAAAGTAGAAAATTACATAAAAAGTAAGGGGTTTGGTGATGTCTGCTCGATCTCTCTTATTACGAATCTATCTTTTCTAGGCTACGTATTTAATCCCGTATCTTTTTTTCTGATTGATCTTCAAAGTGGGGAGCAATTGGCCATCATTCAAGTGGGAAATACATTTAATGAGATTAAGCCTTTTATTGTCCCACCAGAAAACTTTAATGATAAAGGTTTCGATGTCTCAACAAAGAAACTCTTTTATGTGTCTCCTTTTATACAAATGGATAGTGATTTTGTCTTTTCATATAAAGAAACAGAAGAAGATATTTTAATCAATATTGATGACTTTTGTGAAAAAAAACTTGTTTTAAAGGCCATGATGAGAGGGCAAAAATTTGAACTAACATTTTTAAATTTGTTGAAATTCACTCTCATTTATCCCTTTAATACGTTGAAAATTATCTTTCTCATTCATTTTCATGCTTTAGTCCTTTTTTTAAAGGGCATTAAATATTTTAAAAAGACAGATCATCAGGATCTGCAACAAGGTGCTCAGATATGGAAAAACTGA
- a CDS encoding class I SAM-dependent methyltransferase, whose product MEKLNQNKLEMIKHKSSFSKKIVISLLERLDKGQLRLTFSNGTTLFIGDGDGVHCDITIHNDSFFKKCFLSGDIGFGESYVDGDWSTSDLTKVVEWLILNIEKLGLASGSKVSAGMMNLLQATNKITHFLNRNSKKGSQENISYHYDLSNSFYELMLDETMTYSCGIFEGASSLKDSQLLKYEKLCQDLDLKDGDHVLEIGCGWGGFASYAAKRNNITLHGVTISNEQLKYAQERMVREGLESRVKLEFCDYRDLKGKYDKIVSIEMLEAVGDEFLPAFFEKCDDLLAPDGLLSIQVITSPDSRYDSFVKGVDWIQKHIFPGSLLPSIGAMNKAFSKTNFHMYSLRDIGLDYGKTLKLWRGDFLKNWTQIKDLGFDETFKRKWIYYLCYCEAAFNTRNISDVQMTLIKPNNSKVFKGSVN is encoded by the coding sequence ATGGAAAAACTGAATCAAAATAAATTAGAAATGATTAAACATAAAAGCTCTTTCTCGAAGAAAATAGTTATTTCTTTATTAGAAAGGCTTGATAAAGGTCAACTAAGACTTACATTTTCTAATGGAACAACTCTCTTTATTGGTGATGGCGATGGTGTTCACTGTGATATTACCATTCATAATGACAGCTTCTTTAAAAAGTGTTTTCTTTCTGGAGATATTGGTTTTGGTGAGTCATATGTCGATGGAGATTGGTCTACGAGTGATCTGACAAAGGTTGTGGAGTGGTTGATTCTCAATATTGAAAAACTAGGTCTTGCATCTGGTTCGAAAGTTAGTGCAGGAATGATGAACCTTCTCCAAGCAACAAATAAAATAACTCACTTTTTAAATCGTAACTCAAAGAAGGGGAGTCAGGAGAATATTTCATATCACTATGATCTAAGTAATTCCTTTTACGAATTGATGCTTGATGAAACAATGACATACTCTTGTGGTATATTTGAAGGAGCATCATCTCTTAAGGATTCTCAGTTACTTAAGTATGAGAAGCTTTGCCAAGATCTCGATTTAAAGGATGGAGATCATGTTCTTGAAATTGGCTGCGGTTGGGGCGGGTTTGCAAGCTACGCTGCAAAAAGAAACAATATTACACTTCATGGTGTGACGATTTCAAATGAACAATTGAAGTATGCCCAGGAAAGAATGGTAAGAGAGGGGCTCGAATCTAGAGTGAAACTAGAGTTCTGTGACTATAGAGATCTGAAGGGAAAGTACGATAAAATTGTATCTATAGAAATGCTAGAAGCCGTTGGCGATGAGTTTTTACCGGCTTTTTTTGAAAAGTGTGATGATCTACTCGCTCCAGATGGACTTCTGTCTATACAAGTCATCACAAGCCCTGACTCACGTTATGACTCATTTGTAAAAGGAGTCGACTGGATACAAAAGCATATTTTTCCTGGGTCTTTATTACCTTCAATAGGTGCGATGAATAAAGCATTCTCTAAGACGAATTTTCATATGTATTCGCTTCGAGATATTGGCCTCGATTATGGAAAGACTCTTAAGTTATGGAGAGGAGACTTTTTAAAAAATTGGACGCAAATTAAAGATCTCGGTTTTGATGAGACATTTAAGCGTAAATGGATTTATTATCTTTGTTATTGCGAAGCTGCTTTTAATACTCGAAATATTTCAGATGTCCAGATGACATTAATTAAGCCAAACAACTCAAAGGTCTTTAAAGGAAGTGTGAATTAA
- a CDS encoding MerR family transcriptional regulator, with the protein MSKYPIQIASKLSGVGVHTLRAWEKRYSAVVPSRNDSGRRLYSDDDIEKLKLLSDLCSLGNNIGAIANKNISELKEILKKLGKQDFDESPKVNEVKGQDIQDALKNLILALEFYKLDVISHEIKKIMITMNPKDFALKILMPLLQEVGIRVERGTFSIAQEHALSSILKFHIGHLIYKSYQTRRKKNALVLLTTPENEMHEFGIMMASLLCCHHGVNFYYLGPNLPPEALGDAASSLEADAVILGTTVVTAMNTDLNDYLERTLRHIGKKTSLWVGGNGDFDIDSFLRSKRFRYLPTINQLDRILADLI; encoded by the coding sequence ATGTCTAAGTATCCAATTCAAATTGCTTCAAAACTTTCAGGTGTTGGTGTCCATACGCTAAGGGCCTGGGAGAAAAGATATAGTGCTGTTGTTCCTTCGCGAAACGACTCGGGCAGAAGACTCTACAGTGATGACGATATTGAAAAGCTCAAGCTGTTAAGTGATCTCTGTTCACTTGGAAATAATATTGGTGCTATTGCTAATAAGAATATAAGTGAGCTCAAAGAGATACTCAAAAAACTAGGGAAGCAGGATTTCGACGAATCTCCTAAAGTTAACGAAGTTAAGGGGCAAGACATTCAAGATGCTTTGAAAAATCTTATACTCGCATTGGAGTTTTATAAGCTAGATGTCATTTCTCATGAGATTAAAAAAATCATGATTACGATGAACCCTAAAGATTTTGCACTTAAAATCCTTATGCCTTTATTACAGGAAGTGGGAATTCGTGTAGAAAGAGGTACATTTTCTATTGCACAAGAGCATGCATTATCATCAATTCTCAAATTTCATATAGGTCACTTAATTTATAAGAGCTATCAAACACGAAGAAAGAAGAATGCTCTTGTACTTTTAACAACTCCCGAAAATGAAATGCATGAGTTTGGTATTATGATGGCCTCTCTTCTTTGCTGTCATCATGGTGTCAATTTCTATTACCTTGGTCCTAATCTTCCTCCTGAAGCTCTGGGCGATGCTGCTAGTTCTCTTGAAGCTGATGCCGTTATTCTTGGAACAACGGTTGTGACAGCAATGAATACTGATCTAAATGATTACCTTGAAAGAACGCTAAGACATATCGGTAAAAAAACTTCTTTATGGGTTGGTGGAAACGGTGACTTTGATATTGACTCATTTTTGCGATCTAAAAGATTTCGTTATCTTCCTACGATAAATCAACTCGATAGAATTTTAGCAGATCTAATTTAA